The Mesoplasma tabanidae sequence CGAATTTAATATATTTGTTACATAGTATATCTGGGTTTGGTGTTCTACCTTTTTTGTATTCTTTAATAAAGTATTCAAAAACATATTCTCAATATTCATGAACAAAATCAATTCTGTGTAATTTAATACCCAATTTATTAGCAACTTCTAAAGCATCTAAATAATCTTGTTCTTGAGGACATACTTCATTATCAATTTCTTGATTTCCTAAAATATCATTGTTTGCTGATGAATCTCAGTTTCGCATAAATAATCCTTCAACTTCATATCCTTGTTGAATTAGTAAATAAGCTGCTACTGATGAATCAACTCCGCCACTTAAACCTACAATAACTTTCTTTTTCATAGTTCCTCCTTACACAAAAAAATTACTCAAATGAGTAATTTAATTTTAACATATTTTTCTTATTCAAATTATATTTGTATGAATGCAAAAGCAATGAAATAAAAAATAAATAATAGAGATAAACAATAAACTGCTAGGTGAACTTTTTTGGCTTTACCAGTTATCATCATCATGAATGAATATCCTATAAATGCCATTGCTACACCATTAGCAATTTCATAAGTTGCTATCATAAATAAAATTGATAAGAAAGTAGGAACTAAGAATTCTGGTTTTTCTCATTCAACATGAGCTGCTTCTTTTATCATCATAATTCCAATGTATACACAAGCTGCACTTGTAATTGGTTGAGGAATTAATTTAAATATAGGAAATAATGCAATAGCTAATAAGAATAATACACCATTAACAATTGCAGCTAATCCTGTTTTTGCGCCTTGTTCAATTCCTGCTCCAGATTCAGCAAAAACTCCTAAAGGTGTTGTCCCTGTTACTGATGCCATCATTGTTCCAACTGAGTCAATTACCAAAGCTCTTTGGCTAATTTCTTTATGTTGATTTGTTTTATTATCAAGTTGATTTGTAAATGCTGCCATAGTTCCTGTAGCATCAAAGAAGTTAATTAACATAACAACAAATATTGAAATATAAGTTACTGGTGATGTTCAAATTTTACTTTTTCCGAATGCTTTAAATGTTGATTTTCAGTTTCATGCGAAACCATCAAAATCATATTTTCAACCTTCTCAATTTGATAAGTTTGCTTTATATAATAGGTCTTTATCATTAGTTATGTTTGTTGATGTTGCAATTATTATTGCAATTATTGACATTCCGATTAGAGATATTGCAACAGCACCTGGTATTTTTTTAAATGCTAAAAACAAAATTAGCATTAATGTTGCTGAACCTAAAATAATTGGCAAATAATTTTCTTTTAAAATTCCAAGTTTTGCAACTGGAATACCTGATGAATCCTTTCCTAATCATCCCATGCTAGCAATTCCAACATATGATATAAATAAACCAATTCCAATTCCAATTGCTAAAACAATTCCTTTTGGTATAGATTTAATGATGAACGATCTTAAAGGTGTTAGTGAAACTGTTACAAATACTATTGATGAAAGCATTGTAACAATCATAGCTCCTTCAAAACCTAATGTTCCACCAATGTTAAATGCAACTAATGCATTCATTCCCATTGAGGTAGACATTGCTACTGGAATATTGGCAAATAAGCCCATTAATATACAACAAATTCCTGAAACTAAAGCTGTTGCAAAAAATATTCCAAATTCATTCATTTTTGTTCCATCATTATTAATTGAACCTGTTTCAGAAACTAAAGACGGATTCACACTTAATATATACATTAATGCTAAAAAAGTTGTAACTCCACCAATAATTTCTTTTTTCATAATTGCACCTAAAGTATCAAACTTAAAGTACTTTTCAATTGAACGGATAGCTTTATTGTTGCTGAAGACAAAAGCTTCCTTATTTCTCTGAGCTGTTTGCTCAGGCGTTTCGTTTAAAAATAATTCAGACTCATTCTCAACTTGAGACTGTTTTAGACTTTTATTATCCATTTTGCTTATTCTTTCTATGTATAAAATTCAATGAAGAACTCAGCAAAAATAAAAAAGAGTTTTCACAGTACGCAAAAATACGTATAGTGAAAACTATAAAACTCATAATCTAACATTGGTGTTAGGTAGAGACTCCTTCCCGATATGAAGGATTATATAAGTTTTCATATTCATTTTATACTTAGTTATTTTATCTAATAAACTATTAATATTCAAATAAAAAAACCAACTTTAATTGTAAGTTGATTTTATTCAATATTATTTTTTGGTTCAAATATTGAAAGTTCTTCTAGATCCTTAAGAATTTTTTTCTCTTCTTTTGAAACTGAAGTTGGAACTGAAATATTAATTCTTATTAATAAATCTCCACGTTTATCAGATGTTTGATTTTTAAATAAACCTTTATCATGAACTTTTATTAGTTGTCCTGAGCGAACACCTTTTGGTAATTTCAATTTAACAGGCCCATCTAAAGTTTTAATAATAACTTCATTCCCTAAAATTGCATCAAGATATGAAATATTATAATTCATTATTAAATCATTTGAATTTTTAGTTAATTCAAATACATCGCTTCTAACAATGCCAACAGTTATATAAAGATCACCTGGTGTTCCACCTTCTAATGAAGCATGCCCCTGCCCACGCATAACAAATTGTTGACCAGGTCACAATCCTTTTGGCAATGGTATTTCAATTTCCTCTCTTTTTGTTTCGACACCTTTACCATGACAATTTTTACATTTGTTTTTAAATTCTTTTCCAATTCCATTACATTTATCACAAGTAATTTGATTTTGTACTTGGAAAGGACCCATTTGTTTGTTAACAATTATTTGTCCTGCTCCATTACATTTTGTACAAATGTGAACATCATCTGGATTTTCTGCTCCAACACCTTTACATTTCATACAATTTTTAATTAAATTTAAAACTGTTCTTTTATTAATTCCAAAAACTAATTCTCTGTAAGTTAAAGTTACTTCCAATCCTATATCTTGACCTTTTGCTGGTCCTCTTCTAGAAGAACGACCGCTTCTTCCTCCACCAAATAAGTCTGAGAAAATGTCACCAAAGTCCATTCCTCCGCCCATATTTGAGAAGAAATCTTCAAATCCTCCAAATCCAGAACCACCAAAACCTGAACTGCCATCAAAAGCAGCATGACCAAACTGATCATATTTAGCTCTTTTATCAGCATCAAGTAAAATGCTTGCAGCTTCGTTAACTTCTTTAAACTTTTCTTCAGCACCATTTTCTTTATTCATGTCAGGGTGATACTTCTTAGCAAGTTTTCTATAAGCACTTTTTATTTCTTGTTCTGTTGAGGTCTTAGAAACACCTAAAACTTCATAATAATCTTTTTTTGCCATGTTGTTTATCCTTTGTAAAAAATAAAACTAACAGTTGTTAGTTTTTTAAATTTAATTTTATTTATTTTCTTCTGAGTCTGAATTTTCTTCTTCTGGTTGAACACCTTGTGCTTGAGCAAATTGACTTGCCATTTGTATCATTTGTTCTAATTCATTTACTTTAGTTTCTAAAGTTTCATAATCTTCTTTTTCAATTAATACTTTAACCTCAGCTACCATTTTTTCAGCTTGTTCTTTTTGTTCTTGTGGAACTTCTTGTCCTTCTTGAGTTAGACTTGATTCAATGATTGCAACATAACTTTCTGCTTTATGTTTCAATTCAATATTTTTTCTTTTTAGTTCATCAGCTTCTGCATTTGCTTCAGCTTCTTTAATCATTTTTTCAATGTCAGCATCACTTAATGCACCTGAATTACTGATTGTAATAGATTTTTCTTCATTAGTTGCTTTGTCTTTAGCAATAACACTTACAATTCCATTTACATCAATTTTAAAAGTAACTTCAATTTGAGGAGTACCTTTTGGAGCTGGTTTAATTCCAGTTAATTGGAATTGACCTAATGATTTGTTATCAGCTGCCATTGGTCTTTCACCCTGTAATACATTAATATCAACTGCTGGTTGGTTATCAACTGCTGTTGAAAATACTTGTGTTTTTTCTGTAGGAATAGTTGTATTTCTATCAATTAATTTAGTCATAACTCCACCCATAGTTTCAATCCCTAATGATAATGGTGTAACGTCTAATAATAATACATCTGTAACATCTCCAGCTAAAACACCACCTTGAATAGCAGCACCCATAGCTACAACTTCATCTGGGTTAATTGAACGGTTAGGTTCTTTGCCTAATAATTCTTTAACAAGTTTTTGAACTGCTGGAATTCTTGTTGATCCACCAACTAATAAAACTTCATCAATATCACTAGCGCTTAATTTAGCTGCTTGTAATGCATCTTTAACAGGTTTTGAAGTTCTATCAACTAAATCTTTTGTAATTTTGTCAAACTCTGTTCTTGATAATTGAGTTGAGAATGAAACAGGTCCATTTTCATTCATTGCGATGAATGGTAAGTTTATTTCAACTTCTAATTGACTTGATAAGTTGATTTTTGCCTTTTCAGCTTCATCTTTTAATCTTTGTAATGCCATTTTGTCATTTTTTAAATCAACACCACTTTCAGTTTTGATTTTTTCAATTAATCAGTTAATGATTTGAGTATCAAAGTTATCTCCTCCAAGTTTGTTATCACCACTTGTTGATAATACTTCAAATGTTCCATCAGCTAATTCTAAGATAGAAACGTCAAATGTTCCCCCCCCTAAATCATAAACTAATACTTTTTCTTCTTTATCTTTTTTTTCTAAACCATAAGCTAATGCAGCTGCAGTAGGTTCATTAATAATTCTTTCAACTTCTAACCCTGCAATTTTACCTGCATCTTTAGTTGCTTTACGTTGTGAATCATTGAAGTAAGCAGGAACTGTAATAACAGCTTTAGTAATTTTTTCTCCAACTTTTTCTTCAGCGTATTTTTTCATGTATCTTAGAATTTCAGCTGAA is a genomic window containing:
- the dnaK gene encoding molecular chaperone DnaK; the encoded protein is MAKERIIGIDLGTTNSVVSIMEGGQPIILENPEGQRTTPSVVAFKNEDIIVGGAAKRQAVTNPNVVISVKSKMGTNEKIDVNGKQYTPEQISAEILRYMKKYAEEKVGEKITKAVITVPAYFNDSQRKATKDAGKIAGLEVERIINEPTAAALAYGLEKKDKEEKVLVYDLGGGTFDVSILELADGTFEVLSTSGDNKLGGDNFDTQIINWLIEKIKTESGVDLKNDKMALQRLKDEAEKAKINLSSQLEVEINLPFIAMNENGPVSFSTQLSRTEFDKITKDLVDRTSKPVKDALQAAKLSASDIDEVLLVGGSTRIPAVQKLVKELLGKEPNRSINPDEVVAMGAAIQGGVLAGDVTDVLLLDVTPLSLGIETMGGVMTKLIDRNTTIPTEKTQVFSTAVDNQPAVDINVLQGERPMAADNKSLGQFQLTGIKPAPKGTPQIEVTFKIDVNGIVSVIAKDKATNEEKSITISNSGALSDADIEKMIKEAEANAEADELKRKNIELKHKAESYVAIIESSLTQEGQEVPQEQKEQAEKMVAEVKVLIEKEDYETLETKVNELEQMIQMASQFAQAQGVQPEEENSDSEENK
- the dnaJ gene encoding molecular chaperone DnaJ is translated as MAKKDYYEVLGVSKTSTEQEIKSAYRKLAKKYHPDMNKENGAEEKFKEVNEAASILLDADKRAKYDQFGHAAFDGSSGFGGSGFGGFEDFFSNMGGGMDFGDIFSDLFGGGRSGRSSRRGPAKGQDIGLEVTLTYRELVFGINKRTVLNLIKNCMKCKGVGAENPDDVHICTKCNGAGQIIVNKQMGPFQVQNQITCDKCNGIGKEFKNKCKNCHGKGVETKREEIEIPLPKGLWPGQQFVMRGQGHASLEGGTPGDLYITVGIVRSDVFELTKNSNDLIMNYNISYLDAILGNEVIIKTLDGPVKLKLPKGVRSGQLIKVHDKGLFKNQTSDKRGDLLIRINISVPTSVSKEEKKILKDLEELSIFEPKNNIE
- a CDS encoding NCS2 family permease; amino-acid sequence: MDNKSLKQSQVENESELFLNETPEQTAQRNKEAFVFSNNKAIRSIEKYFKFDTLGAIMKKEIIGGVTTFLALMYILSVNPSLVSETGSINNDGTKMNEFGIFFATALVSGICCILMGLFANIPVAMSTSMGMNALVAFNIGGTLGFEGAMIVTMLSSIVFVTVSLTPLRSFIIKSIPKGIVLAIGIGIGLFISYVGIASMGWLGKDSSGIPVAKLGILKENYLPIILGSATLMLILFLAFKKIPGAVAISLIGMSIIAIIIATSTNITNDKDLLYKANLSNWEGWKYDFDGFAWNWKSTFKAFGKSKIWTSPVTYISIFVVMLINFFDATGTMAAFTNQLDNKTNQHKEISQRALVIDSVGTMMASVTGTTPLGVFAESGAGIEQGAKTGLAAIVNGVLFLLAIALFPIFKLIPQPITSAACVYIGIMMIKEAAHVEWEKPEFLVPTFLSILFMIATYEIANGVAMAFIGYSFMMMITGKAKKVHLAVYCLSLLFIFYFIAFAFIQI